Sequence from the Bacteroidota bacterium genome:
AGTTTGCAATTCATGGATACGATAGAGATCACTGAGGAGCAAACTGCCAACGCACAAACTGTTGATGTGCCTTTGGTTGGTTCGGTGGCATGCGGTATGCCTATGCTGGCCGAACAAAATGTGGACGCGATGATCCCGGTTTCGGTAAAATTGGCCAAGCCGCCGCACAAATATTTTTTCCTCCGGGCAAGAGGCGATTCAATGAATGAAAAGGGAATTAACGATGGGGATATGGCATTGGTGAAGCAACAATCAACCGCCAATAACGGTGATTTGGTTGTTGCTCTTATTGATGATGAAGCTACGTTGAAAGAGTTTTATCGGCAGGGTGACGCTATTATATTAAAACCCCGGTCAAGTAATAAACAACATCAGCCAATTATTTTAACTCGTGATTTTCAAATACAAGGGGTGGTGATAACGACTATCCCGGATTTATGACCCCGCGCCCCCTCGCCCCCTAAAGGGGGAAGTCGGCGCGCAAGGAAGTCCCCATGTGGGGATTTAGGGGCAACGAAGGGACTTGTTGATAAGTAATAAATAAATGAAATTGTACATAAAACATGAAACCGGTAAACTTGCTTTTGGGTTGAATAGATTTTTAAACTGGCAGCTTTAAACTTTGAACTTCGAACCTTGAACCTTGAATCTTGAACCTTGAACCCGGAACATTTAACAAAACCCGTAACTATAAACCAAACATATCATGAGCAAAGAAACAAAAGAACCGAAAGAAGTAAAAGAGACAAAGGATTCGGCAAAAGAGTCAGTAAAGGAGTCGGCAAAGGAAGTGAACAGGGAAAAATTAAAAGCCCTGCAGCTTACCATTGATAAGCTGGAGAAAACGTATGGTAAAGGAACCATTATGAAGATGGATGACTCTGTTGTTGAACAGGTGGAGATCATTCCTACCGGTTCTTTAACACTGGATATTGCATTGGGTACAGGAGGTTTACCCAAAGGACGTATCGTTGAGATATATGGTCCGGAATCATCGGGTAAAACAACTTTGGCCATTCATGCCATTGCCAATGTGCAGCGTGCCGGCGGTGTTGCCGCTATTATTGACGCGGAGCATGCGTTCGATCGTACATACGCACAAAAATTGGGCGTTAATGTAAAGGATCTTTTGTTGTCTCAGCCCGATAATGGTGAGCAGGCGCTTGAGATTGCCGATAACCTGATTCGCTCGGGTGCGGTTGATATTGTGGTGATTGATTCTGTTGCTGCATTGACGCCGAAGAGTGAGATAGAAGGCGAAATGGGCGATTCGAAAATGGGCCTTCAGGCACGTTTAATGTCGCAGGCTTTGCGTAAGCTTACAGCCAATATTAACAGAACAGGCTGCTGCTGCATATTCATTAACCAGCTTCGCGAAAAGATCGGTATTATGTTCGGTAACCCTGAAACAACAACCGGCGGTAATGCGTTGAAATTCTACGCCTCTGTTCGCCTCGATATCCGCAGAATAGGTCAGTTGAAAGAAGGTGATGTAGTTGTAGGGAACCGTACTCGTGTTAAAGTGGTTAAAAACAAGATAGCGCCTCCATTCCGTATTGCTGAGTTTGATATGATATTCGGAGAAGGCATTTCAAAAGTTGGTGAGATCATCGATCTCGGTGTTGAGCAGAACATTATTCAAAAGAGCGGTTCATGGTTCAGCTATGATGGTACCAAACTTGGTCAGGGTAGGGATGCAGTGAAGCAGTTATTCAATGATAATCCGGAACTGGGTGAGGAAATAGAAAACAGGATCAAGGAAGCGCTTAAGCCAAAGCCATTGGCAGCTTCTATTGATGGTAATTAGGTTTTACTTTTTTGCTTTCTCACGGTCCCTCTTCTTTACTGAAGGGGGACTGCCATTTTGGCCCTGTCTCAATTTTTTTGTTTTAACAGTTAACCTTTCTTTCTGACAACTATAAGGATGAGAGGGGAAATGAGGTTTTTTTGTGCAGATTCACTGAGTTTAGTATCTTTAAAAAAATTAATCGATTATGGCTCGGATCATTTCCAACAGTATAATTATTGCAACTTTCGCGTGTATCATAGCGGCCTGCGGCTCGGGCGACAAAAACACCGATCAGCAATTTTCTTCATATGAACCTATTCCTGCATCAAAAGAGCTTTCGGAGTTGAATGAAAGGTTGAAGACCGACAGTTCCAATGCCGGCTTGTTCTATGAGCGTGCAAAGTGTTATATGGATATCCATGACTATAACGCAGCGTTAATTGATATGTCAAGGGTAATGCGTTTGGACAGCACGAAACCTCAGTATTATATTACAATATCAGACCTGTATTTGTACGCCAATCTAACAGGGAGAAGTAAAACTGCGCTCGAAAAATGTTTAGCGCTTGATCCCAAAAATACAGCTGCTATGCTCAGGCTGGCTGAGCTGTATTTTTATGTGAAGAAATACCAGGAGTCTATTAATTACATTAATGAGGCACTCAAAATCGATGAGCATATTTCACAGGCCTATTTTCTGAAAGGTATGAATTTCAGGGAGCTTGGTGATACTGCCAAGGCTATATCGAGCATGATAACAGCGACTGAACAGGCTCCTGAATATTACAAGGCATTTTTAGAGGTGAGTGTTTTATATGCCGCTCAAAAAAATAAATTAGCCCTTAGTTATTGCGATAACGCTCTTCGCATTGATCCTACAAGTATTGAAGCTTTATACATTAAAGGGAACTATTACCTGGATAATAAAGATTGGGATAACGCGGTCAAAACATATGATGAATTGCTAAAGGTAGAGCCAAAATACAAATATGCTCATTACAACCTGGGTGCGATAGCATTAAATGCTAAAAAATATGATGAGGCGGTCATCCATTTTACGAACGCCATTAATATCGATCCTAAATACGCGGAAGCTTATTTTGGAAGGGGTACCTGCTATGTTCAGAAGAATGATAAGACCAAAGCCAAGATAGATTACCAGATGGCTGCACAGGTTGCTCCCGGCTATACTCCTGCCGATGACGCGTTGAACGCGTTAGCAGGCAGGTGACCATTGCCGGCTTCTCTTTTTTAGTTGTGTTTTACCTGTTTGATAAAATGCTGAACGGCTTCTTTTATCTGGTCCCGTACTTTCCTTGTTTTTGCTAACTTTTCTTCGTACGTCCCTGAAAATGCTGAGGGGTCGGGGAAGCTCCAGTTTAATTTTTTATGAACTCCCGGGAAAATGGGACACCTTGATGCGCTTGCTTCATCACACACGGTTATAATATATTGATACAACCTTCTTTCTTTGAAAAAATCGAACACGTCCTTTGTCTGGTTGTTCGAAATGTCAATACCTTCCTCGTTCATTACTTCAACCGCCAGCGGATTAAGCTTTCCCGCTTCAAGTCCGGCACTTTCAGGAAGAAAAATTTCTCCGCCGAATTGTTTTAAATACGCTTCCGCCATCTGGCTTCTTGCGGAATTATGTATGCAGAGAAATAATACTTTTATTTTGTCCATTGGCTCATTGAGTAAATCAGCAGCAACCGCCGCCGGGTGTGCAACAGCTTTCTTTAGTTGTTTCTATTTCCGACAAAACTAATTTCTTTTTTTTCGCAGGGGTGCCGCAATTTACTTTCGCCAGGCAGTCGGTGTATTTGGCGACAAGAGTAAAGTTCCCGTTCTTAAATTCCAGGCTGTATTTTCCGATCGTTTCGGTCTGGTATTCAACTTCAATTTCGAGGTCTTCATCACCCAATATTTTTTTAGAAACATCCACGATCTTTGACAAGCCTGTTGGTTTTAATCTGTGATCAAAGTCGTTTGCAACCCAAACCTGAATGTTCGCGAGCTTTTCACTATGTATTTCGCCGCCACAGTCAATGAAGTGCTTGGTTGAAAGTCCCATTTCGGTTATATGAAAATGAGCGGGAATTGAGGTTCCGTTTGGAAGCACAAAATGCAATGAGTTTATTGTGCTTAAATGTTTTTTTAGTTCTGAGATTTTCATGTTTTATGTTTTTTAGTTAGCAACAATTTGATTTTTTTATTTCTAATCTGGTTGAAATACTTGTGAAATAGTCCTGAAGTTTAGCAAGCGTTTTTTCATCTATACAGTAGCATATGGAGTTGCCTTCAATATTGCCGCGTATCAGCCCCGCATTTTTTAACTCTTTGAGATGTTGAGAAACGGTAGGTTGAGCAAGTGGTAATTCATTTACAATGTCGCCGCAAATGCAGGCTTCTGTTTTCAATAAATATTCAATTATAGCCACCCTTGCCGGGTGCCCTAATGCTTTGGCAAGTGTAGCAATGGCATTTTGTTTATCGGTAAAGTGTTCTGTTTTAGTTGCACCCATTGTATAATTATTATATTGCAATATTACGATAAATATTTAAAATCACCAACTAATAAGTCAACTATTTTTATTTTGTTCCATCAAGGGGGGGTGTTTGGGATGCAGAGTTTTCTTCCAGCTTGCCACAGGTTGGCGTATTTTGCCCTTCCATGGCTTAATTCAGCAATGTTGGAGGATAAAAGGGGAGCGATGCGGAGCTTTTATAATTAAGTATATTTTGGGCTGATCTTTACGATGCCCTAATTCGTGAGATATGAAAATTACTTAACGTAACAACTGAAATTCAAAGCATAGCGCTGTTTAAAAAAGGTATTTTTGTAAAAAGCGGTATCAGCTGATAATTCGGTGGAATAATAATATCCGCTTGACGGCAAAGGCTTTAGTTCCATTGGTTCGGTGCGGCCCTTTTCATTTTCTTTTAAAACCAGTTCAATGCGCTTATCCACTTCACTTGAATAATGTTCAGCAATGCTGTATTGATTGATGGTTGTATAAATAAGCATACCCGAGCTCAGAATAAGTGTTGCTGATGTTACAGAATTTCCGATACGATTATGTTTTTTATAACCGAAGAAGGTAAACATATATGCAAACAATAGTGCCAATAAGAATGCGATAACAGTGAGGGATCTGTCCGGCCCGCGATCTGACATTACATAACTTGCCGGTATAAGTGAAATGTATATTAGGAATAAGAAAGTAATGCAGATCAGAAACAGATTTTTTTTTGTAAATATGGTGAACGCGAATGTGTTCCTGCTAAGTTGTTTGCCAAGCTCAATAAATGGAACTGAAAACAGAAGCAGATAAGGGATTTGAAAGGGAATTCGTTTTACCAATACCCACGCCATTGTTTTGGCCGAAACATAAAGCGTTCCAAAGAATCCAGACTGGGTTAAAAGCGATTTGCGGAATTGTGTTCCTTGTCCGAAATAAATCATCAGCAGCGCGATAGAAGAGAGACTACTTACAAAGAGCAGTTTTTTAAATGTCGATTGCTCCTGTAATTTATTCAGGCTTGAACGATATATGTAGATATAAATGAACAGTGTTACCCAGCAAATGAATATTGTTGTGGCCGCAAATGTTTCCGCAGCTCCTGTTATATATCCAAAGCAGAGTAACAAGAGCAGATATATGGTGAAGTTATTTTTTTTATTCAGAATAAATATTATTCCCCATAAAAAGGCAACAAGACTAAGCAGGTAGCCGGCTGAGGAGCAAAGCCAGAACCATGTTTCGCCGATGGAAAAACTTGAAAAGAAGAATGAGCAACACAATAAAACTGCATATTGCAAAGAATATTCCGGCAGTTGAGTCGCTGTTTTTTTAATCAATAGAATAATAAGTCTGTATAGCGCGGCAATTAATAAGAACATTACACTAAATCCATATCCGATCAAAACTATTTGTTCCGGCAAATAACGTGTAAGCGTATTGTAAAGCAGCATTTCGGCCGGGCGTGGAGTCCAGGTTTGAGCGGTAAATAATGCCGCTCCGATTACTCCGCGCGTTTTTGCATCGTAAACAAAAAAATGATCATCGGATGAGTAGCGATTGAAATAAAGTAAAATGAAATAGAGTACAATAAAGAGTGAGTTGCTGAGAAGCAGTAAGCGGAAATGTAATTTATTGTTGTTTATTTGTTGCAAAGAGGTCAAAGAGAATTATTTAAATGTACTAAAGAGTTTATACCGAATAAGGATTTTTGGTGGGCTTTTGTGTTTTGGTGTTTTAGTGGCAAATGGATTTTCGCCACCAAAGCACGAAAGCTCAAAATATTCACCACATGTTTTTCTGAAAAATCCATTTAATATTCTTATTCGGAATAATCTCTAATAGGCATAAGCTTCTTTATGCATTCTTCTTTTTCTCTTCTCTCTGCATCATTCGGATCACAAATCGTCTAAGGAACAGGGGAGGGTAGGTATATCCTTTTCTGGCCATGCGTTTGCCCATTTCTATATATTCTTCTTTTTTGGCTGGCAGATTCGTCGCTAAGCCGTCAACATACCTGTTATACATACAAAATGCTGCAGCTATTAATATCGTGTCGTGAATTTCTTCATCAACGGCTCCTGCTTTTTTTGCCGCATCAATCAGTTCGGGACTTACTTCTTTCCCGCTTTTTTGAACTTTGCCTGCAATGGCTAAAAGCTTTTTCATTTTTTCAGAAACCGGCATTGCGTCGATACTAGTTTTCATACATGTAATAGTTTTTCCTCCATCGTTTAAATGGACGTTGGCAGAAGCGCTGTGTGATTCGTAGCAGAATTCACAGTTGTTGAGCATTGATACATAAGCGGCGATCAATTCACGTTCGCCGGGAGTTAAGCCGGAAGGCCCGTGTAATAAGGTTTGGGCCAGTGCTGCCAACGCCTTTCCTGTTTCACCTTTATAGAAAAGTAATTCTACTATACCTGGTTGAGGGATATCGGTTTTAATGTAGGTCATGATATTATTTATTAATCGAAGATAGTATTTAACTGCAGCTTGAAGCCAGGCAACACATTTTACCCCGGTTTTCGGACTGGCATCTTACTGTATACGCTAATTTAGAGAAAAAACATGAAAGGAGGAGTTCTGTCCTAGGAGCGGGCTTGAAAATAAAACATCCCATCCAAATCATATTTGGATGGGATGCCTTAACATATTCTATGGTGAACTAGTACACCATTACTTTTTTAACAATTTCATTTCGAGTTCCTGAAGATAAAGGGATCAGGTTTATCATATACACGCCTTTGCCATATTCAGCAATGTTCAACTGTTTAGAATATGAACCCGCAAAGTCTGACAGTGTTTCACGAAAAATCAATTGTCCTAATGTATTCTTTAATTCCAGTCTGTAATTTGCTTTTTCAACAGCGTTAAATGCGATGTTGAAATTGCCGTCATTCGGATTAGGATATATTGTAAAGAACGGATCATTATCTGTTTTCGCAATTCCGACGTTGTTAACATTGAGTGGAGTTGATCCGGTTGAAGTGCAATTGCCAATTGTTACAACAACAGTATAATCACCATTAGCAGTTACTGTGTAGGTCTGATTCGTGGCTCCGGGGATCAATACACCATTTAAATACCATTGATTGCCGGTCGATTCACTTGAAGTTAGTATCACACCGCTTTGCGAAATGGTTGGTGTTTGAGGAACCTGGTTTATTGTGCCTGTAACAGGAACTCTTACACTTGAACATCCTTGTACTGTCACTTCCCAATCATAGAAGTAATAATAATAATTTGGGCTGCCCGGTGCGGCATCCGTTTCAGTAATGGATACCAGGTTGGCAAGTGTATAAGGGTAGGAGGCTCCACCATTATTACGGTATAGGTCAACTAAGGTGCCTGTAACTTTAATGTGATACTGGGTTCCCGGTTGAAGGTTAAAATTAAGTGTTACTCTGCTTTCACCTGCAGGTATATTTACTGTCTTGGTATGAAGAACAGTTCCTCCGACGCCTTGCCTAACTTCAATAGTTCTGTTTCCTGAGGTATTGGCATACACTTTAACTGTTTTTAAAACACATGATCCAAGCACATCAAACAACAAACCTCTCGAGTCGTTATTGGTAAAATAGCCTCCTGTGCTAATTGTATTATCAACTGCACCTGTTTTTTGCGCGGCCGACATTCCGGACTCCTGAACGTAATATGTTGTATTTGTATTCAGGTTTGGTGAAAAGGTATTTCCGCTATTAATGAGTGTTCCTCCGGTAGGGGCATCATACCATTCAATTGTGCCTCCTCCGCCGTTTGCAGAAAGGTTAACAAGTCCCGGTCCGCATCTGTTATCATCGACTGTAGTGGGAGCCGAAGGAGCATTGTCGACTTTTATATAGTTTGTTCTTAACATCGAATCTTTCCCAAATGAATTCTGTACAACTAATTTTACGTCATAAGAGCCTTGGGTGTAATAAGTAACAGTAGGGTTTGGGGAAGTAGAGGAGGAAGGGTTGCCGCCGGGGAATGCCCAGTTCCATGATGCCGCTCCATTTAAAGAGGCATCATTAAATGTTACCTGGGTGCCTTCGCAAAACTTAGAGGAGTTTGTAACAAAGTCAGCAACCGGATTATTACTGGCCAATGGAACGGTACCGGTAATATAATAATCACCGATCGAACAATAGTCAGAGTACCCAACAGTTGGATCCGTGCCATTTCCAACACCATCTATTTCTATATAATAGGTACCGGCAGGTACAGCTGTGGAAGATA
This genomic interval carries:
- the lexA gene encoding repressor LexA, which gives rise to MHKSEPLNKTESEAVRIIRNSLLHKGSIPTVRELMTEMEYKSPRSAAVIMEQLIEKDILRKKADGSLQFMDTIEITEEQTANAQTVDVPLVGSVACGMPMLAEQNVDAMIPVSVKLAKPPHKYFFLRARGDSMNEKGINDGDMALVKQQSTANNGDLVVALIDDEATLKEFYRQGDAIILKPRSSNKQHQPIILTRDFQIQGVVITTIPDL
- the recA gene encoding recombinase RecA, yielding MSKETKEPKEVKETKDSAKESVKESAKEVNREKLKALQLTIDKLEKTYGKGTIMKMDDSVVEQVEIIPTGSLTLDIALGTGGLPKGRIVEIYGPESSGKTTLAIHAIANVQRAGGVAAIIDAEHAFDRTYAQKLGVNVKDLLLSQPDNGEQALEIADNLIRSGAVDIVVIDSVAALTPKSEIEGEMGDSKMGLQARLMSQALRKLTANINRTGCCCIFINQLREKIGIMFGNPETTTGGNALKFYASVRLDIRRIGQLKEGDVVVGNRTRVKVVKNKIAPPFRIAEFDMIFGEGISKVGEIIDLGVEQNIIQKSGSWFSYDGTKLGQGRDAVKQLFNDNPELGEEIENRIKEALKPKPLAASIDGN
- a CDS encoding tetratricopeptide repeat protein, whose amino-acid sequence is MARIISNSIIIATFACIIAACGSGDKNTDQQFSSYEPIPASKELSELNERLKTDSSNAGLFYERAKCYMDIHDYNAALIDMSRVMRLDSTKPQYYITISDLYLYANLTGRSKTALEKCLALDPKNTAAMLRLAELYFYVKKYQESINYINEALKIDEHISQAYFLKGMNFRELGDTAKAISSMITATEQAPEYYKAFLEVSVLYAAQKNKLALSYCDNALRIDPTSIEALYIKGNYYLDNKDWDNAVKTYDELLKVEPKYKYAHYNLGAIALNAKKYDEAVIHFTNAINIDPKYAEAYFGRGTCYVQKNDKTKAKIDYQMAAQVAPGYTPADDALNALAGR
- a CDS encoding arsenate reductase ArsC, which encodes MDKIKVLFLCIHNSARSQMAEAYLKQFGGEIFLPESAGLEAGKLNPLAVEVMNEEGIDISNNQTKDVFDFFKERRLYQYIITVCDEASASRCPIFPGVHKKLNWSFPDPSAFSGTYEEKLAKTRKVRDQIKEAVQHFIKQVKHN
- a CDS encoding winged helix-turn-helix transcriptional regulator, whose translation is MGATKTEHFTDKQNAIATLAKALGHPARVAIIEYLLKTEACICGDIVNELPLAQPTVSQHLKELKNAGLIRGNIEGNSICYCIDEKTLAKLQDYFTSISTRLEIKKSNCC
- a CDS encoding carboxymuconolactone decarboxylase family protein; the protein is MTYIKTDIPQPGIVELLFYKGETGKALAALAQTLLHGPSGLTPGERELIAAYVSMLNNCEFCYESHSASANVHLNDGGKTITCMKTSIDAMPVSEKMKKLLAIAGKVQKSGKEVSPELIDAAKKAGAVDEEIHDTILIAAAFCMYNRYVDGLATNLPAKKEEYIEMGKRMARKGYTYPPLFLRRFVIRMMQREEKKKNA
- a CDS encoding PKD domain-containing protein, with translation MTKKIYLSATLFISIVLAFGQNGLTKNIGNSVGFARLINNASTSSGTNSSFILPTPSGTFIAGKVNLKRSFDNTIEIIGNGSESASTFSLSVNKNGDVDGLYTSIKDRKAYKYFTDETSNNLMVKEINIESVLCIDYKQAPDNTAQKKEAAPSAVNAIPLFESKPGSQFVVYIDLDGESSTSSWNGGVTIDAVARPWTNADVQTIWEIVAQDLLTFDVNVTTDRAVFDAADVFKKKMCIVTSTTTASPGAGGVAYIGSFDDGKGNPCWAFNNGAKTAGETVSHEIGHTLGLHHDGKTTGTTYYSGHADWAPIMGSSYTRAVGHWSIGEYTDANMLEDDLVFIGTKNGFAPKPDDIGNTTTTAKVLTIESNGSVLDVLNKGIINNRTDLDLFKFTTAITGNVNLTIKPFYKYPNLNIKARLLDANGAELALADPTTSMSATLSSTAVPAGTYYIEIDGVGNGTDPTVGYSDYCSIGDYYITGTVPLASNNPVADFVTNSSKFCEGTQVTFNDASLNGAASWNWAFPGGNPSSSTSPNPTVTYYTQGSYDVKLVVQNSFGKDSMLRTNYIKVDNAPSAPTTVDDNRCGPGLVNLSANGGGGTIEWYDAPTGGTLINSGNTFSPNLNTNTTYYVQESGMSAAQKTGAVDNTISTGGYFTNNDSRGLLFDVLGSCVLKTVKVYANTSGNRTIEVRQGVGGTVLHTKTVNIPAGESRVTLNFNLQPGTQYHIKVTGTLVDLYRNNGGASYPYTLANLVSITETDAAPGSPNYYYYFYDWEVTVQGCSSVRVPVTGTINQVPQTPTISQSGVILTSSESTGNQWYLNGVLIPGATNQTYTVTANGDYTVVVTIGNCTSTGSTPLNVNNVGIAKTDNDPFFTIYPNPNDGNFNIAFNAVEKANYRLELKNTLGQLIFRETLSDFAGSYSKQLNIAEYGKGVYMINLIPLSSGTRNEIVKKVMVY